The following proteins come from a genomic window of Malus domestica chromosome 02, GDT2T_hap1:
- the LOC114827425 gene encoding uncharacterized protein, protein MAATLNTSMAAWIRHFLACTGGCFGCCTKSTPITAVDEPSKGLRIQGRSVKKPGISDEFWSSSTYDLDNSAVQSQRSVSSISTSNQTPNYGSVAGSSMSSQSDYVNNGLVLWNQNRLEWIGSGNPRNQIPKSRENRVSWNATYERLVGTKQRQLPYTQRIPLSDMIEFLVEVWEQEGLYD, encoded by the exons ATGGCGGCGACTCTCAACACCTCCATGGCGGCCTGGATCCGCCACTTCCTCGCTTGCACGGG TGGTTGTTTTGGATGCTGCACTAAATCCACACCAATTACTGCTGTCGATGAACCTTCGAAGGGATTGAGAATTCAAGGGCGAAGTGTTAAGAAACCGGGCATCTCAGATGAGTTTTGGAGCAGCAGTACTTATGACTTGGACAATAGCGCCGTTCAATCCCAGAGAAGTGTCTCATCCATCAGCACATCTAACCAGACCCCCAACTATGGCAGTGTGGCTGGTAGTAGCATGAGCAGCCAATCCGACTATGTAAATAATG GTCTTGTTCTCTGGAACCAGAACAGGCTTGAGTGGATCGGAAGTGGCAACCCTAGGAATCAAATTCCAAAAAGTCGGGAAAATAGAGTAAG TTGGAATGCAACTTACGAACGATTGGTTGGAACAAAACAGAGACAGTTGCCCTACACGCAGCGCATTCCTTTGTCT GACATGATAGAATTTCTGGTGGAAGTATGGGAGCAGGAGGGGCTGTACGATTGA
- the LOC103448078 gene encoding uncharacterized protein — protein MSSVLGSQGVVLATAMAVSGTFILLALRLQKCLPNPHGYPVGEITHQSSPQILRSCISSDGKKRRKKNKRVHFAEDVVDPIGDNQEFRRQYQIIPTASSKSSSSSASSATSQKYRGSMPANRAALYNGILRDRGCHRLAYSY, from the exons ATGTCTTCAGTGTTAGGCTCTCAAGGGGTGGTCTTGGCCACTGCCATGGCGGTTTCCGGCACCTTCATCCTCCTCGCCCTCCGCCTCCAGAAATGCCTACCCAATCCTCACGGATACCCAGTTGGTGAAATTACCCATCAGTCCTCCCCTCAAATACTACGATCTTGTATATCTTCTG ATggaaagaagaggaggaagaagaacaagagGGTGCACTTTGCAGAGGACGTCGTGGATCCGATTGGAGACAATCAAGAGTTTAGACGGCAGTACCAGATAATTCCCActgcttcttccaaatcttcatcatcttctgcATCTTCTGCAACTTCCCAAAAATACAGAGGATCCATGCCTGCTAATCGGGCGGCTCTGTACAATGGGATTCTCAGGGATCGTGGCTGTCACCGATTGGCCTACTCCTACTGA
- the LOC103448088 gene encoding phospholipase D alpha 1-like, producing the protein MVAKPVLLHGVLHATIYEVDRLMPGGCCIFFCKFLGELVGLGKGSGLYATIDLENVRVGRTRLLENSTKNPQWGESFHIYCAHMTSNVVFSIKEDKAFGAKVIGRAYMPAAELLDGKEVDRWLKIMYDNNKPLHIRSKIHVKLQFFNVNQDLNWSCGIRSPEFQGVPYTFFTQKNGCRVTLYQNAHVPKKFTPKIPLAGSMCYDQHRCWEDIFHAISNAKHLIYIAGWSVYTKITLVRDPNSQIPGGDLTLGELLKKKADEGVKVLMLVWDDRTSVKFLKRDGVMATHDEDTESYFHNTAVHCVLCPRNPDNGNSIVEDLEVSTMFTHHQKIVVVDSELPNGEGLEKRRIVSFIGGIDLCDGRYDTPSHPIFRTLDTTHKNDFHQPNFEGASIAKGGPREPWHDIHCRLEGPIAWDVLFNFEQRWRKQGGKDLLVELTELDDTFMPPSPVMFPQDHETWTVQLFRSIDGGAAFGFPDSPEDAARAGLVTGKDHVIDRSIQDAYINAIRRAKSFIYIENQYFLGSSFGWHSDYDTLKVEEVGALHLIPKELSLKIVSKIEAGERFTVYIVMPMWPEGIPESQTVQAILHWQRMTMDMMYRDIVRALKAKGIEANPKDYLAFFCLGNREKKLPGEYEPPEKPEHGSDYSRAQQARRFMIYVHAKLMIVDDEYIIIGSANINQRSMDGARDSEIAMGAYQPYHLSTGKPARGQIHGLRMSLWYEHLGLLDDTFLEPENVECFRKVNQIADQHWDLYSCDTLDGDLPGHLLSYPIAVTEDGEVTELPGTEFFPDTKARILGSKSDLLPSILTT; encoded by the exons ATGGTGGCGAAACCAGTGCTCCTGCATGGTGTACTGCATGCAACCATCTACGAGGTTGACAGGCTCATGCCTGGTGGTTGCTGCATTTTCTTCTGCAAG TTTCTTGGAGAGTTAGTAGGGCTAGGGAAAGGTTCCGGACTCTATGCAACAATTGATTTGGAAAATGTAAGAGTTGGACGAACTAGACTGCTTGAAAACTCAACGAAAAATCCCCAGTGGGGTGAATCTTTTCATATTTACTGTGCACACATGACTTCAAATGTTGTTTTCTCCATCAAAGAAGACAAAGCTTTTGGGGCCAAAGTTATCGGAAGGGCTTACATGCCAGCAGCAGAACTCCTCGATGGCAAAGAAGTAGACAGATGGCTTAAGATCATGTATGACAACAACAAACCTCTGCATATACGTTCGAAAATTCATGTAAAGTTGCAGTTCTTTAACGTAAACCAGGACTTGAATTGGTCTTGTGGAATAAGAAGTCCTGAATTCCAAGGAGTTCCATACACATTTTTCACTCAGAAAAATGGTTGCAGAGTTACCCTTTACCAAAATGCTCATGTCCCCAAAAAATTCACCCCGAAAATTCCTCTTGCCGGTTCCATGTGTTATGACCAGCACCGATGCTGGGAAGACATTTTTCATGCCATTTCTAATGCAAAACACTTGATATACATAGCAGGTTGGTCTGTATATACTAAAATCACATTAGTAAGGGACCCGAACAGTCAAATCCCGGGCGGCGATTTGACCCTCGGAGAGCTTCTTAAGAAGAAGGCAGATGAAGGAGTGAAAGTCCTAATGCTTGTGTGGGATGACAGAACTTCGGTGAAGTTTCTGAAGAGAGATGGAGTGATGGCTACTCACGATGAAGACACTGAAAGTTACTTCCACAACACGGCAGTTCACTGCGTGTTGTGTCCCCGAAACCCTGACAACGGGAATAGCATTGTTGAGGATTTAGAGGTTTCCACCATGTTTACGCATCACCAGAAGATTGTTGTGGTGGACAGCGAATTGCCTAATGGAGAAGGGTTGGAAAAGAGGAGGATTGTGAGCTTCATTGGTGGCATTGATCTTTGTGATGGGAGATATGACACTCCTTCACATCCAATTTTCAGGACTTTAGACACAACCCACAAGAATGATTTTCATCAGCCTAATTTTGAGGGAGCGTCGATTGCAAAAGGCGGTCCAAGGGAGCCTTGGCACGACATACATTGTCGGTTGGAAGGGCCTATTGCATGGGACGTCTTGTTCAATTTCGAGCAAAGAtggaggaagcaaggagggaAGGACTTGCTTGTTGAACTCACAGAGCTTGATGACACATTTATGCCGCCATCTCCAGTTATGTTCCCTCAAGACCATGAGACGTGGACTGTTCAGTTGTTTCGCTCCATCGATGGAGGAGCTGCATTCGGATTCCCTGACTCCCCCGAAGATGCTGCCAGGGCAGGCCTTGTCACCGGGAAAGATCACGTGATTGATCGAAGCATTCAGGATGCTTATATCAATGCCATTAGGCGCGCAAAGAGTTTTATCTACATTGAAAATCAGTACTTTCTTGGAAGCTCTTTCGGATGGCATTCAGATTATGATACCCTAAAAGTAGAGGAGGTTGGTGCTTTGCATCTGATACCAAAGGAACTGTCACTAAAGATTGTTAGTAAGATTGAAGCCGGAGAAAGATTTACGGTCTACATTGTGATGCCAATGTGGCCAGAGGGCATCCCGGAAAGCCAAACGGTTCAGGCAATATTGCATTGGCAGAGGATGACGATGGATATGATGTATAGGGACATCGTTCGAGCTCTCAAAGCCAAGGGGATTGAGGCAAACCCTAAGGATTATTTGGCTTTCTTTTGCCTTGGTAACCGCGAGAAGAAGCTACCCGGAGAATATGAACCTCCGGAAAAACCAGAACATGGTTCGGATTACAGTCGAGCGCAGCAAGCAAGGCGGTTCATGATCTATGTTCATGCCAAGTTGATGATAG TTGATGATGAGTACATAATCATTGGATCAGCCAACATCAACCAGAGATCAATGGATGGAGCCAGGGATTCGGAGATTGCGATGGGAGCCTACCAACCCTACCATCTATCCACTGGAAAGCCGGCCCGGGGACAAATTCATGGCCTCAGAATGTCGTTGTGGTATGAACACTTAGGGCTGCTTGATGACACCTTTCTTGAACCAGAAAATGTGGAATGCtttagaaaggtgaaccaaatTGCAGACCAGCATTGGGACCTTTATTCATGTGACACATTAGATGGTGACTTGCCAGGGCATTTGCTTAGCTACCCCATTGCAGTTACTGAAGACGGAGAGGTCACGGAGTTGCCTGGAACAGAATTTTTTCCGGACACCAAGGCTCGAATTCTCGGGTCGAAATCTGATTTGCTTCCTTCAATACTCACTACTTAG
- the LOC114827430 gene encoding uncharacterized protein has product MLKGKLKLPEKTKRVFPERLGSLVAGFENKAEENGGSDPVFDSGEELEMILPNGYGSGRDSQIDEEDEDFDDEKLDREPDLRVQQRPEREGPGSLSVLAAIAADDKRSDLEYELSQPEINLEKLQRIASSGLLDGGGLRATAWKLLLGYLPPSRDLWEKELIENRQKYAKLKEELLLSPSQITKRKIGDFSYCDQPADGNVDGPLKRCEISEEDHPLSLGKASVWHQYFQHTEIAEQIDRDLQRTHPDLKFFSGESSFSRKHRESMRSILLLFAKLNPVIRYVQGMNEVLAPIYYVFSTDPNEQNAVNAEADSFSCFVRLLSDSVDHFCEQLDNSAVGILSTLSRLSELLKANDEELWRHLEFTTKVKPQYYGFRWITLLLTQEFNFQTILRIWDSLLSSPFGVQDMLLKVCCSMLLCVKSRLLSGDFVANLKLLQRYPDINIEHLLQVARDLSSDPSSYRLSLPL; this is encoded by the exons ATGCTCAAAGGCAAGCTCAAGCTCCCGGAAAAGACCAAGCGAGTTTTCCCGGAGCGGCTGGGCAGCCTGGTCGCGGGATTCGAAAACAAAGCGGAAGAAAATGGTGGGTCCGATCCGGTGTTCGATTCCGGCGAGGAGCTCGAGATGATTCTGCCAAACGGGTACGGGTCGGGCAGAGACAGTCAGATTGATGAAGAGGATGAGGATTTTGATGATGAGAAGTTGGACAGAGAACCGGATTTGAGGGTCCAGCAGAGACCCGAAAGAGAAGGGCCGGGTTCGTTGTCGGTGCTGGCGGCCATTGCGGCAGATGATAAAAGGTCTGATCTTGAGTACGAG CTTTCTCAGCCAGAGATAAATTTGGAAAAGTTACAAAGAATCGCTAGCTCAGGGCTTCTGGATGGAGGAGGTTTGCGCGCAACAGCCTGGAAG CTGCTCTTGGGTTATCTACCTCCTTCCCGGGATTTATGGGAAAAAGAACTGATCGAAAACCGACAAAAATATGCCAAGCTTAAAGAGGAGCTCCTCCTGAGTCCT TCACAAATCACAAAGAGAAAAATTGGTGATTTCAGTTATTGCGATCAGCCTGCTGACGGCAATGTTGATGGACCGCTGAAGCGATGTGAAATTTCCGAGGAAGATCACCCTTTAAGCCTTGGTAAGGCTAGTGTTTGGCATCAATACTTTCAG CATACAGAGATTGCAGAACAGATAGACCGCGATTTGCAACGAACACACCCGGATCTGAAATTCTTCTCAGGGGAGTCATCATTCAGCAGGAAACACAGG GAATCAATGAGAAGCATTCTTCTGCTGTTTGCAAAACTAAATCCAGTTATCCGTTACGTGCAAGGCATGAATGAGGTCTTGGCGCCAATATACTATGTCTTTAGTACTGACCCGAATGAGCAAAATGCT GTAAATGCAGAAGCAGATAGCTTCTCTTGTTTTGTCCGACTCTTGAGTGACTCAGTGGATCACTTTTGCGAACAACTTGATAACAGTGCAGTTGGTATACTCTCCACTCTCTCCCGCTTGTCAGAATTATTGAAAGCCAATGATGAAGAACTGTGGAGGCATCTAGAGTTCACTACAAAG GTGAAACCGCAATACTATGGATTCAGGTGGATCACATTACTACTTACACAAGAATTCAACTTCCAAACCATCTTGAGAATTTGGGATTCACTATTGAGCAGCCCTTTTGGTGTGCAG GATATGCTTCTAAAAGTTTGTTGCTCAATGCTGCTATGCGTGAAAAGTAGACTGTTAAGCGGCGATTTTGTGGCAAACTTAAAACTTCTGCAGCGCTATCCAGACATTAACATCGAACACCTTCTCCAGGTAGCTCGGGATCTTAGTTCTGACCCATCTTCGTATCGTTTGTCATTGCCACTGTAA
- the LOC103417988 gene encoding ethylene-responsive transcription factor WIN1-like (The RefSeq protein has 2 substitutions compared to this genomic sequence), whose translation MVKSKKYRGVRQRHWGSWVSEIRHPLLKRRVWLGTFETAEEAARAYDEASVLMSGRNAKTNFPITTTTTQSNGTRTTVGSSDHPKTSSGDLDSRSEQKGLSEILHAKLRKCGKIPSPSMTCLRLDNESSHIGVWQKRAGQRSDNSNWVMTVPLGKKKNNSTVDTNNADDQSVLSSQFMSNSDQSASIETSSERPPQLMAEMDEEEKIALQMIEELLNGNCASSDLSFGIQQGEERIYL comes from the exons atggtGAAATCGAAAAAGTACAGAGGCGTCAGGCAGCGCCACTGGGGCTCTTGGGTCTCAGAAATCCGCCACCCCTTACT GAAGAGAAGGGTGTGGCTAGGCACGTTTGAGACAGCTGAAGAAGCAGCCCGAGCATACGATGAAGCTTCCGTTTTGATGAGCGGACGAAATGCCAAGACCAATTTCCCAATAATAACTTCTACAACTCAGAGTAATGGTACCCGTACCACAGTAGGATCATCAGATCACCCAAAAACTAGTAGCGGCGACTTGGATTCACGATCCGAACAGAAGGGTCTGTCGGAAATCTTGCATGCCAAGCTAAGGAAATGCGGCAAGATACCATCTCCATCCATGACCTGCTTGAGGCTCGACAATGAGAGCTCTCATATAGGAGTATGGCAAAAACGTGCAGGTCAACGCTCTGATAACTCCAATTGGGTCATGACTGTTCCACTTGGCAAGAAGAAGAATAATAGTACTGTTGATACTAATAATGCTGATGATCAGAGTGTTCTGTCATCACAATTTATGTCGAATTCAGATCAATCTGCTTCGATTGAAACATCATCAGAGAGGCCCCCCCAACTTATGGCGGAGATGGATGAAGAAGAGAAAATTGCGTTGCAGATGATAGAAGAGCTGCTTAACGGAAATTGTGCAAGTTCGGATTTATCATTTGGCATTCAACAAGGGGAGGAAAGAATTTATTTGTAG